In Lachnospiraceae bacterium, one DNA window encodes the following:
- a CDS encoding 5-methyltetrahydropteroyltriglutamate--homocysteine S-methyltransferase, translating into MADLKTPFRYDYVGSFLRPEVLKQARKNFEEGKITKEQLTAVEDDCIRDLVGKIKKLGYHVITDGEFRRSTWHLDFMWGFQGIEHRKTVEGNTTFDAEAAMIDDTYMVGKISVKNHPFVEHFKFVKALEDENTVAKQTIPSPGQFYAYFTGAELLGTTLDIYGSEEAFAKDVIGAYVEFVNEIYAVGCRNLQFDDCVWGGMVNPKLAVALTGRKGEALEAYKKLLLQLNNEVVAQAPADLVINTHVCRGNYHSTFFSSGAYDGVADLLFGEENVNAYYLEYDDERSGGFAPLAKVSGDKKVVLGLVTTKSPALEKKEDVIARIHEAAKYVPLDRLYLSPQCGFASCEIGNKLTEEEQWAKLKLVKEIAKEVWK; encoded by the coding sequence ATGGCAGATTTAAAGACACCTTTTCGCTATGACTATGTAGGCAGCTTTTTAAGACCAGAAGTATTAAAACAGGCAAGAAAAAATTTTGAAGAAGGAAAGATCACAAAAGAACAGCTGACAGCAGTAGAAGATGACTGCATCCGTGACCTGGTAGGAAAGATCAAAAAGCTGGGATATCATGTGATCACAGACGGTGAGTTCCGCAGATCTACCTGGCACCTTGATTTCATGTGGGGATTTCAGGGCATTGAACACAGAAAAACAGTAGAAGGCAATACGACTTTCGATGCAGAGGCTGCTATGATTGATGATACCTACATGGTAGGAAAGATCTCTGTAAAGAACCATCCATTTGTAGAGCATTTTAAGTTTGTAAAGGCTTTAGAAGATGAAAATACAGTAGCAAAGCAGACTATTCCATCTCCTGGACAGTTTTATGCTTACTTTACAGGTGCCGAGCTTCTTGGAACTACACTGGATATCTATGGGAGCGAAGAAGCATTTGCAAAAGATGTGATAGGGGCATATGTAGAATTTGTCAATGAGATTTACGCAGTTGGCTGTCGTAACCTTCAGTTTGATGACTGTGTATGGGGCGGAATGGTAAATCCAAAGCTGGCAGTTGCATTAACAGGCAGAAAGGGAGAGGCACTGGAAGCATATAAGAAACTGCTCCTTCAGTTAAACAATGAAGTTGTGGCTCAGGCACCAGCTGACCTGGTGATCAATACTCATGTATGCCGCGGAAATTATCATTCTACATTTTTCAGTTCCGGTGCATATGACGGAGTAGCTGACCTGCTTTTTGGTGAAGAAAATGTAAATGCCTATTATCTGGAATACGATGATGAAAGATCCGGTGGTTTTGCTCCTTTAGCCAAGGTTTCCGGCGACAAAAAGGTAGTTCTGGGACTTGTAACCACCAAGTCCCCAGCATTAGAAAAGAAGGAAGATGTGATCGCAAGGATCCATGAGGCTGCAAAATACGTGCCATTAGACCGTTTATACTTAAGCCCGCAGTGCGGTTTTGCCTCCTGCGAGATCGGCAACAAGCTGACAGAAGAAGAGCAGTGGGCAAAATTAAAACTGGTGAAAGAAATTGCAAAAGAGGTGTGGAAATAG